A part of Eubacterium sp. AB3007 genomic DNA contains:
- the map gene encoding type I methionyl aminopeptidase, which yields MIVLKSPEEATLMRTAGKVNAEIFAGLAELIKPGITTMDINNYVEEVVARHGMIASEKGYGGFPASICTSVNEEVVHGIPSKERVLKEGDIVSCDLVVEYQHYMADSCRTFGVGRISDTAQHLIDTAEKAFFEGIKFAREGQRLFDISHRIQEVVEGEGFGVIRDYTGHGIGNEMHEDPAIPNCGKAGRGPRLVQGMTLAIEPMITEGSYEIDVLSDDWTAVTVDGGLAAHYENTILITDGEPEILTI from the coding sequence ATGATTGTATTGAAATCACCTGAGGAAGCCACACTGATGCGCACAGCAGGCAAGGTCAACGCAGAGATCTTTGCCGGACTGGCAGAACTGATCAAGCCGGGCATCACCACCATGGACATCAACAACTATGTGGAGGAAGTGGTGGCCAGACATGGCATGATCGCTTCAGAGAAGGGCTATGGCGGATTTCCCGCCAGCATCTGCACATCGGTGAACGAGGAAGTGGTTCATGGCATTCCGAGTAAGGAGCGGGTGCTGAAGGAAGGCGACATCGTCAGCTGTGATCTTGTCGTCGAGTACCAGCACTACATGGCTGATTCCTGCAGAACATTCGGTGTCGGCAGGATCAGCGATACCGCCCAGCACCTGATCGATACTGCGGAGAAAGCATTCTTCGAAGGGATCAAGTTCGCAAGGGAAGGGCAGAGACTGTTTGATATTTCGCACAGGATCCAGGAAGTCGTAGAAGGCGAAGGGTTCGGCGTTATCAGAGATTACACGGGCCATGGCATCGGAAACGAGATGCACGAGGATCCGGCGATCCCCAATTGTGGGAAGGCCGGGAGAGGACCGCGGCTTGTCCAGGGAATGACCCTGGCCATTGAGCCGATGATCACGGAAGGCTCCTATGAGATCGACGTGCTTTCCGATGACTGGACAGCAGTTACAGTAGATGGCGGATTGGCGGCGCACTATGAGAACACCATTCTCATAACCGATGGCGAGCCAGAAATACTTACCATTTAG
- the infA gene encoding translation initiation factor IF-1 gives MAKKDVIEAVGTVVDAQPNAMFKVKLDNGFEILAHISGKIRMNYIRILPGDKVKVELSPYDLTRGRITWRDKG, from the coding sequence ATGGCAAAGAAAGATGTCATTGAAGCGGTCGGTACCGTGGTCGACGCGCAGCCGAACGCGATGTTCAAGGTGAAGCTGGACAACGGCTTCGAAATCCTTGCGCATATTTCAGGCAAGATCAGAATGAACTACATCCGCATCCTGCCGGGAGATAAGGTAAAGGTTGAACTTTCACCATATGATCTGACCCGCGGAAGGATCACGTGGCGAGACAAAGGTTAA
- the rpmJ gene encoding 50S ribosomal protein L36: MKVRASVKPICEKCKVIKRHGKVMVICENPKHKQRQG; this comes from the coding sequence ATGAAAGTAAGAGCTTCAGTCAAACCTATCTGCGAGAAGTGCAAGGTCATCAAGAGACATGGCAAGGTCATGGTCATCTGTGAGAACCCCAAGCATAAGCAGAGACAGGGTTAA
- the rpsM gene encoding 30S ribosomal protein S13 produces the protein MARIAGVDLPRDKRIEIGLTYIYGIGRTSAKEIIEKTGINPDTRVKDLTEEEAGKIRKVIESDYMVEGDLRREVSLNIKRLMEIGSYRGIRHRRGLPVRGQKTKTNARTRKGPKKTVGRKKK, from the coding sequence ATGGCACGTATAGCCGGTGTCGACTTACCAAGAGACAAGAGAATAGAGATAGGTCTGACCTATATCTACGGAATTGGCAGAACATCAGCGAAGGAAATCATCGAGAAGACCGGAATCAACCCGGACACCAGAGTCAAGGATCTGACTGAGGAGGAAGCCGGAAAGATCAGAAAGGTCATCGAGTCTGACTACATGGTAGAAGGTGACCTGAGAAGAGAAGTCTCTCTGAACATCAAGCGCCTCATGGAGATCGGAAGCTACAGAGGCATCAGACATAGAAGAGGTCTGCCTGTCAGAGGACAGAAGACCAAGACCAATGCGAGAACACGCAAGGGTCCGAAGAAAACCGTAGGAAGAAAGAAAAAGTAA
- the rpsK gene encoding 30S ribosomal protein S11 gives MAKAGKKTVRRKKIQRKNIEKGQAHIQSTFNNTLVTLTDMDGNALSWSSAGSLGFKGSKKSTPFAASMAAEEATKAAMEHGLKTVEVYVKGPGSGREAAIRALQAAGLEITMIKDITPIPHNGCRPPKRRRV, from the coding sequence ATGGCTAAAGCAGGAAAGAAAACTGTCAGAAGAAAGAAAATCCAGCGTAAGAACATTGAAAAAGGCCAGGCTCATATTCAGTCCACCTTTAACAATACATTAGTCACGCTGACCGATATGGACGGAAACGCACTCTCCTGGAGCAGTGCCGGTTCCCTGGGATTCAAGGGTTCCAAGAAGTCCACTCCGTTCGCCGCATCCATGGCAGCAGAAGAGGCTACCAAGGCAGCGATGGAGCATGGTCTGAAGACCGTAGAAGTTTATGTCAAGGGACCGGGATCCGGAAGAGAGGCTGCCATCAGAGCGCTGCAGGCAGCAGGTCTGGAGATCACCATGATCAAGGATATCACACCTATTCCGCATAACGGATGCCGTCCGCCGAAGAGAAGAAGAGTGTGA
- the rpsD gene encoding 30S ribosomal protein S4 has protein sequence MARYTGANCRLCRREGQKLFLKGDRCYGGKCALERRNYAPGQHGQMRKKSSEYGLQLREKQKAKRFYGMQETQFRNLFDKAVSKKGVTGENLLIMLESRLDNVVYRLGLASSRKEARQLVVHSHFTVNGKKVNAPGQEVKAGDVIAVKEKSKNSPKFKEIRDMQITVPSWLTVDTDKLEGKVVALPTRADIDTPIAEHLIVELYSK, from the coding sequence ATGGCAAGATATACAGGCGCTAACTGCAGGCTTTGCAGAAGAGAAGGGCAGAAGCTTTTCCTGAAGGGCGACAGATGCTATGGCGGAAAGTGCGCTCTCGAGAGAAGAAATTACGCTCCCGGACAGCACGGCCAGATGAGAAAGAAGTCTTCTGAATACGGGCTGCAGCTCCGTGAGAAGCAGAAGGCCAAGAGATTCTATGGCATGCAGGAGACCCAGTTCCGGAACCTGTTCGACAAGGCAGTTTCCAAGAAGGGTGTCACAGGTGAGAACCTGCTGATCATGCTAGAGTCCAGACTGGACAACGTAGTTTACAGACTGGGCCTGGCTTCCTCCAGAAAGGAAGCCAGACAGCTGGTAGTACACAGCCACTTCACCGTGAATGGCAAGAAGGTCAACGCTCCGGGACAGGAAGTCAAGGCCGGAGATGTGATCGCAGTCAAGGAGAAGAGCAAGAACTCCCCGAAGTTCAAGGAGATCAGAGACATGCAGATCACCGTTCCTTCCTGGCTGACTGTGGATACAGACAAGCTTGAAGGAAAGGTCGTTGCACTGCCGACAAGAGCGGATATCGATACACCGATCGCAGAGCACTTGATCGTCGAGCTGTACTCTAAATAA
- a CDS encoding DNA-directed RNA polymerase subunit alpha: MIEIEKPTITKEISEDGTYGKFVIEPLEDGYGTTLGNSMRRILLSSLPGAAVKSVKIDGVLKEFSTIPGVKEDVTEIILNLKKLAVKLTGEDNHRVIINAVGPKEVTAADIIGDSDMEIFNPQLHIATLEENATLVMEIDLAKGRGYVPADQNKDKDAPISVIPVDSIFTPVRKANFTVENTRVGQMTDYDRLILEIWTDGSITPEEGVSIGAKIMQEHLNLFIQLDDSAGDMEIMVEKEEDQKEKALEMTIEELELTVRSFNCLKRASINTVEELIQRTEEDMMKVRNLGKKSLDEVKSKLEELGLSLKSNDE; this comes from the coding sequence GTGATAGAGATCGAAAAACCAACGATAACGAAGGAAATCAGCGAAGACGGTACTTACGGCAAGTTTGTAATCGAGCCGCTTGAGGATGGTTACGGCACCACTCTCGGAAACAGCATGAGAAGAATCCTTCTCAGCTCCCTGCCGGGAGCAGCCGTGAAGTCTGTCAAGATCGATGGTGTCCTGAAGGAGTTCTCCACGATCCCGGGTGTCAAGGAAGATGTCACAGAGATCATCCTTAACCTGAAGAAACTGGCAGTTAAGCTGACCGGAGAAGACAACCATCGCGTTATCATCAACGCTGTCGGTCCGAAGGAAGTGACAGCGGCTGATATCATCGGCGATTCGGATATGGAGATCTTCAATCCGCAGCTTCACATTGCCACCCTGGAGGAGAACGCCACTCTGGTGATGGAGATCGACCTCGCCAAGGGTCGTGGATACGTTCCCGCAGACCAGAACAAGGACAAGGATGCACCGATCTCGGTGATTCCGGTAGATTCCATCTTTACTCCGGTTCGGAAGGCTAACTTCACTGTTGAGAACACCCGAGTCGGTCAGATGACAGATTATGACAGACTGATCCTGGAGATCTGGACAGATGGATCCATCACCCCGGAGGAGGGTGTTTCCATCGGTGCCAAGATCATGCAGGAGCATCTGAATCTGTTCATCCAGCTGGATGATTCTGCCGGCGATATGGAGATCATGGTGGAGAAGGAAGAGGATCAGAAGGAGAAGGCTCTGGAGATGACCATCGAAGAGCTGGAGCTGACCGTCCGTTCCTTCAACTGCCTCAAGAGAGCATCCATCAACACAGTGGAAGAGCTGATCCAGCGGACAGAGGAAGACATGATGAAGGTGAGAAACCTCGGAAAGAAATCCCTGGACGAAGTAAAGAGCAAGCTTGAAGAACTGGGACTTTCACTGAAATCAAACGACGAATAG
- the rplQ gene encoding 50S ribosomal protein L17, which produces MPGYRKLGRNSAHRKAMLRNLVTDLLREERISTTDTRAKEARRIAEKMITLGKRGDLHARRQALSYIYDETVVTKLFEELGPRYADRNGGYTRILKLGPRRGDCAEMVFLELV; this is translated from the coding sequence ATGCCGGGATATAGAAAACTGGGCAGAAATTCGGCTCACAGAAAGGCCATGCTGAGAAACCTCGTCACTGACCTGCTCAGAGAAGAGAGAATCTCTACGACCGATACGAGAGCCAAGGAAGCCAGAAGGATCGCTGAGAAGATGATCACTCTGGGCAAGCGTGGCGACCTCCACGCAAGAAGACAGGCATTGAGCTACATCTATGACGAGACAGTTGTCACCAAACTGTTCGAGGAGCTCGGCCCCAGATACGCTGACAGAAACGGTGGATACACCAGAATCCTCAAGCTCGGTCCCCGCAGAGGCGACTGCGCAGAGATGGTATTCCTGGAGCTGGTATAA
- a CDS encoding DUF6485 family protein, whose protein sequence is MSNQVDFCTCADHECPFNPVNHDKGCTPCMEKNILAGEVPSCLWNMISTREERQAIDCQYKFKDFAEMVQKKL, encoded by the coding sequence ATGAGCAATCAGGTTGATTTTTGTACTTGCGCAGATCATGAATGTCCCTTTAACCCCGTGAATCACGACAAGGGATGTACACCCTGCATGGAGAAGAACATCCTGGCGGGAGAGGTCCCCAGCTGCCTGTGGAACATGATTTCCACCAGAGAAGAGCGACAGGCCATAGACTGCCAGTATAAGTTCAAGGACTTTGCAGAGATGGTGCAGAAGAAGCTGTAA
- a CDS encoding flavin reductase has product MFSKVTDTIYYVGVNDHDVDLFEGQYVVPNGMSYNSYVIKDTKTVVMDTVDVKKTDEWLANIAEVLGGGQPAQTRTFTPENILDAKPESFSGVGAGEPDYLVVQHMEPDHSGSIQAFCERYPNTTVVANAQIFQMIGQFFPTLEIRNKCVVDNGGQLELGMHTLNFVFAPMVHWPEVMMTYESSEKVLFAADGFGKFGALDRQEPWADEARRYFIGIVGKYGKPVQDVLAAAATLDIQKILPLHGPILVDNLGYFLDLYDKWSSYEPEEHGIVLAYTSVYGHTKEAVELLQRELITCGAQNVEVYDLARCDMAKAVDAAFKYDTVVLATTTYNGEIYPFMNDYINRLTERNFQKRNIALIENGTWAPAAAGIMREKLAGCDKLRFAKNNITILSALNDDTRGQVGALAEELAKMQGVLPQGREPIEVPAMFKIGYGLYVVTCNDGQKDTGLIVNTVAQVSDKPNRIMVNVNKANYSCEVIRRTGVLNVCTLSEDAPFSLFQRFGFQSGRDANKFEGFQYCKRAANGLPYLTKGANAFLSLKVYATVDMGTHWMFLCDITESAILNNVPSVTYNYYQANIKPAPKKQAKGWVCEVCGYIYEGDELPADFICPLCKHPASDFRKL; this is encoded by the coding sequence ATGTTTTCAAAAGTAACTGATACCATCTACTATGTCGGCGTTAACGATCACGATGTAGACCTGTTCGAGGGACAGTATGTCGTTCCCAACGGGATGTCTTATAACTCCTATGTGATCAAGGATACCAAGACCGTGGTCATGGACACCGTAGATGTGAAGAAGACCGATGAATGGCTTGCGAACATCGCAGAAGTGCTGGGAGGCGGACAGCCTGCACAGACTCGCACCTTTACCCCGGAGAACATCCTGGACGCAAAACCCGAGAGTTTCAGCGGTGTAGGTGCCGGAGAGCCTGACTACCTGGTGGTGCAGCATATGGAGCCGGACCACTCGGGATCCATCCAGGCATTCTGCGAGAGATATCCTAACACCACCGTAGTTGCCAATGCACAGATCTTCCAGATGATCGGTCAGTTCTTCCCGACACTGGAGATCCGGAACAAGTGTGTGGTAGATAACGGTGGCCAGCTGGAGCTGGGTATGCATACACTGAACTTTGTGTTCGCCCCCATGGTACATTGGCCGGAAGTCATGATGACCTATGAGTCCAGTGAGAAGGTCCTGTTCGCTGCGGACGGCTTCGGCAAGTTCGGCGCTCTGGACAGACAGGAGCCCTGGGCGGACGAGGCGAGACGGTACTTCATCGGCATCGTAGGGAAATACGGCAAGCCTGTGCAGGACGTACTGGCTGCTGCCGCCACACTGGATATCCAGAAGATTCTGCCCCTGCACGGTCCCATTCTGGTGGACAATCTTGGATATTTCCTGGATCTTTATGACAAGTGGTCCAGTTATGAGCCGGAGGAGCATGGCATCGTTCTGGCCTACACCTCTGTTTATGGTCACACCAAGGAAGCCGTGGAACTTCTGCAGAGAGAACTGATCACATGTGGCGCACAGAACGTGGAAGTATACGATCTGGCCAGATGTGACATGGCGAAGGCAGTCGATGCCGCATTCAAATACGACACTGTTGTCCTGGCTACCACCACCTATAACGGAGAGATCTATCCGTTCATGAACGACTACATCAACCGTCTCACCGAGCGCAACTTCCAGAAGCGGAACATCGCCCTCATCGAGAACGGAACCTGGGCACCTGCCGCTGCCGGCATCATGAGAGAGAAACTGGCTGGCTGCGACAAGCTCCGCTTTGCGAAGAATAACATCACTATCCTCTCCGCACTGAACGACGATACTCGCGGACAGGTCGGCGCACTGGCAGAGGAACTGGCCAAGATGCAGGGTGTTCTTCCACAAGGCAGAGAACCCATCGAGGTACCGGCCATGTTCAAGATCGGCTACGGTCTCTACGTAGTCACCTGCAATGACGGTCAGAAGGACACAGGTCTCATCGTCAACACCGTGGCGCAGGTCAGCGACAAGCCGAACCGCATCATGGTCAACGTGAACAAGGCCAACTACTCCTGTGAGGTTATCCGCCGCACAGGTGTTCTGAACGTCTGCACGCTCAGCGAGGATGCTCCCTTCAGCCTGTTCCAGCGGTTTGGATTCCAGTCCGGCAGAGATGCGAACAAGTTCGAGGGATTCCAGTACTGTAAGCGTGCTGCCAACGGTCTTCCTTACCTGACCAAGGGCGCCAACGCCTTCCTGTCCCTGAAGGTCTATGCCACCGTGGACATGGGTACGCACTGGATGTTCCTTTGCGACATCACCGAGTCTGCGATCCTGAACAACGTACCTTCGGTTACCTACAACTATTACCAGGCCAACATCAAGCCCGCTCCCAAGAAGCAGGCCAAGGGTTGGGTCTGTGAGGTCTGCGGCTACATCTACGAGGGAGATGAACTGCCAGCTGACTTCATCTGTCCGCTGTGCAAGCATCCCGCCAGTGACTTCCGCAAACTGTAG
- a CDS encoding metalloregulator ArsR/SmtB family transcription factor, whose product MTEKKLPHDHGTNTADLLNHFPDEATIDSVSAAMKQLGDSSRLRIFWLLCHAEECVANIAAAVDMSSPAVSHHLKLLKSAGLLTSRREGREMYYTAAQTDLAQSLHHIVEEVGRITCPR is encoded by the coding sequence ATGACAGAAAAGAAACTCCCACACGATCACGGAACCAATACGGCAGACCTCCTGAATCATTTCCCGGACGAAGCCACCATCGACAGCGTGTCCGCTGCCATGAAACAACTAGGGGACTCCAGCCGTCTGCGGATTTTCTGGCTTCTCTGTCACGCGGAAGAATGCGTGGCGAATATCGCCGCAGCGGTGGACATGAGTAGCCCCGCTGTTTCCCATCATCTTAAACTTCTAAAATCCGCCGGACTTCTTACCTCCCGCAGGGAGGGCAGAGAGATGTACTACACGGCCGCTCAGACAGACCTCGCCCAGTCTCTGCACCATATCGTAGAGGAGGTTGGCCGCATCACCTGCCCTCGATAA
- a CDS encoding cation transporter: MKKNYKIEVDCANCANKMEEAARKTDGVKDATVNFMALKMKVEFEEGVDPVSVMEQVRTNCKKIEDDMEIFL, from the coding sequence ATGAAGAAGAATTACAAGATCGAAGTGGATTGTGCTAACTGCGCCAACAAGATGGAGGAAGCCGCCAGAAAGACCGATGGTGTCAAGGATGCTACGGTGAACTTCATGGCACTGAAGATGAAGGTAGAGTTTGAGGAAGGTGTAGATCCGGTCTCTGTCATGGAGCAGGTCCGTACCAATTGTAAGAAGATCGAAGATGACATGGAGATTTTCCTATAA